A region from the Cytophagia bacterium CHB2 genome encodes:
- a CDS encoding phospholipid carrier-dependent glycosyltransferase, translated as MNSPVEKIEMPFLSSVRVFAERNRLDLGICLTLTALAAVLRFWHLTDLGLTHFDEGSYAMTGRWLATFGEEGWIYQSGHAPGLFPTLLGLFFLIFGIKDFVAIAVSALTGSLTVVLIYWVGREQFSRKTGIMAALFLATAEYHLMYSRFALTDATFTLLFWASLASLLQGLVRNERRWFIIGGVLTGLCWNTKYHGFFPLLILGLWLGMVALMRRRKHLVPPRVRWSNFGIAPLLAGLIYLPWFLFVQFSVGYGAILQAQADHSIGQSAIILTPPATIYFYLSQWLSPALLLSALLGSIMILTRLRAVTLFSLFATALFTIAAMFYTSFPRLLLPVVPGLCLFAAHGVERISRAKTLAWLLAAVTLAWNMMGAHRVLSLRTDAYRQAAAYLQKFDAPVLTQMSKNFYFYEKKKSVEMRWHEPDTLDAIMQNSPAVVIAVDPIIHRFPQVERWLEKYRRHLRLAHEIPIHMYEPVYYQGFDPAQRDRRPLALAPFRPGQAKIEIYRVTNEREQK; from the coding sequence ATGAATTCACCTGTTGAAAAAATCGAAATGCCGTTCCTCTCATCTGTCAGGGTTTTTGCTGAACGAAATCGACTCGATCTCGGCATATGCCTCACGCTTACCGCCCTCGCAGCGGTTCTGCGCTTTTGGCATCTCACCGATCTCGGCCTCACGCATTTCGACGAGGGCTCCTATGCGATGACTGGCCGTTGGCTCGCGACCTTCGGCGAGGAAGGATGGATTTATCAATCCGGGCATGCGCCGGGCTTGTTTCCAACTTTGCTCGGTTTGTTCTTTCTCATATTCGGAATCAAAGATTTTGTTGCAATTGCCGTCTCGGCCTTGACCGGCAGCTTGACTGTTGTGCTGATCTACTGGGTCGGGCGGGAGCAGTTCAGCCGCAAAACCGGTATCATGGCCGCGTTGTTTCTGGCGACAGCGGAATATCATCTCATGTACTCTCGTTTTGCGCTGACTGACGCGACATTCACACTGCTCTTTTGGGCAAGCCTGGCAAGCCTGTTGCAAGGTCTCGTTAGGAACGAACGGCGTTGGTTCATCATTGGCGGTGTGCTTACCGGGTTGTGCTGGAATACGAAATATCACGGCTTTTTTCCGCTGCTGATCTTGGGTTTGTGGCTGGGCATGGTGGCGCTGATGCGGCGCAGGAAGCATCTTGTTCCACCGCGCGTGCGGTGGTCAAACTTCGGCATCGCGCCTCTTCTTGCCGGGCTGATCTACTTGCCCTGGTTTTTGTTTGTTCAATTTTCTGTCGGCTACGGCGCGATTCTGCAAGCACAGGCGGATCATTCCATCGGACAATCTGCGATCATCCTCACGCCGCCGGCAACGATCTATTTTTATCTCTCGCAATGGCTTTCGCCGGCGCTGTTGCTGTCCGCCTTGCTGGGCAGCATAATGATTTTAACTCGCCTGCGAGCAGTGACTCTTTTTTCGCTGTTTGCGACGGCGCTGTTTACAATCGCAGCCATGTTCTACACCAGCTTTCCGCGCCTGCTGCTGCCAGTAGTTCCCGGACTCTGTTTGTTTGCCGCGCACGGTGTCGAGAGAATCTCGCGCGCCAAGACGTTGGCGTGGCTGCTTGCCGCTGTTACTCTTGCTTGGAACATGATGGGCGCTCACCGGGTGTTGTCATTGCGCACCGATGCCTATCGCCAGGCCGCCGCGTATCTGCAAAAATTCGATGCGCCCGTACTCACGCAAATGAGCAAAAATTTCTATTTCTACGAAAAGAAAAAATCGGTGGAAATGAGATGGCATGAGCCGGACACCCTTGATGCCATAATGCAAAATTCTCCTGCCGTTGTGATCGCCGTTGATCCGATCATTCATCGCTTTCCACAGGTTGAACGCTGGCTTGAAAAATATCGTAGACATTTGCGGCTTGCGCACGAGATTCCGATTCACATGTATGAGCCGGTTTATTATCAAGGTTTCGATCCCGCACAGCGTGACCGGCGGCCTTTGGCGCTTGCGCCGTTTCGACCCGGACAGGCGAAGATTGAAATTTACCGTGTTACAAATGAGAGGGAGCAAAAATGA
- a CDS encoding aminotransferase class V-fold PLP-dependent enzyme, producing MQFTREARRRAMYNRRSFLGAIGRSACAAFALPTLQPQRFTRALEAFAADVRTPEEIAQDESLWFEVQQAFTVDRSLVNLNNGGVSPAPAIVQAAMKRHLDYSNNAPVYTMWQILEPEREGVRQRLARTFGCDPEEIALTRNASESLQTCQLGFDLKPGDEVLTTTQDYPRMITTFQQRERRERIKLKQFSLPVPCEDNDEIVARFEKNITFKTRLILMSHMINITGQILPVKQVVQMARARNIPVIVDGAHAFAHFDFSLADLECDYYATSLHKWLFAPHGTGMLFVRQEKIKGLWPMMAAPEKMDSDIRKFEEIGTHPAANYLAIAEALTFHQGIGAKRKEARLIYLRDRWARRLAQLGSIHLHTSLQPGFACGLATVQLKDADPFVLTHYLWDKHRIIVTPIKHPEFEGIRVTPSVYTTLEEIDRFAEAMEEVSRNGLPKT from the coding sequence ATGCAATTCACCCGCGAAGCGAGGAGGAGAGCCATGTACAACCGCCGTTCATTTTTGGGCGCGATCGGGCGCAGCGCGTGCGCCGCATTCGCCCTGCCCACGTTGCAGCCGCAACGCTTCACCCGCGCGCTTGAAGCATTTGCTGCCGATGTGCGCACGCCCGAGGAAATTGCGCAAGATGAATCTCTGTGGTTCGAGGTGCAACAGGCTTTCACCGTCGACCGCAGCCTGGTCAATCTCAACAACGGCGGCGTCAGCCCCGCGCCGGCGATCGTGCAGGCCGCGATGAAACGCCATCTCGATTATTCCAACAATGCGCCGGTTTACACTATGTGGCAGATTTTGGAGCCGGAGCGTGAAGGTGTGCGCCAGCGCCTGGCGCGGACCTTCGGTTGCGATCCCGAGGAAATCGCGCTGACCCGCAATGCCTCTGAGAGCCTGCAAACCTGCCAGCTCGGCTTCGATCTCAAGCCGGGAGATGAGGTGTTGACCACGACGCAGGATTACCCGCGCATGATCACAACGTTCCAACAGCGCGAGCGGCGTGAGCGCATAAAACTCAAACAATTCTCCCTTCCCGTGCCCTGTGAAGACAACGATGAAATCGTGGCACGCTTCGAAAAGAATATCACCTTCAAAACCAGGCTCATTTTGATGAGCCACATGATCAATATCACCGGCCAAATTTTGCCGGTGAAGCAAGTGGTGCAGATGGCGCGCGCAAGAAACATTCCCGTCATCGTAGACGGCGCGCATGCCTTTGCGCATTTCGATTTCTCACTCGCCGACCTGGAGTGCGACTACTACGCCACGAGCCTGCATAAATGGCTGTTTGCGCCGCACGGCACCGGCATGTTATTCGTGCGCCAGGAAAAGATCAAAGGCCTGTGGCCGATGATGGCGGCTCCGGAAAAAATGGACAGTGACATCCGCAAATTCGAAGAAATCGGCACGCATCCCGCGGCGAATTATCTCGCCATTGCCGAGGCGCTCACCTTCCATCAAGGCATTGGCGCAAAGCGCAAAGAAGCGCGCTTGATTTATTTGCGTGACCGCTGGGCCAGGCGCCTTGCGCAACTCGGAAGCATTCACCTGCACACCAGCCTGCAACCGGGCTTCGCCTGCGGGCTTGCCACCGTGCAACTAAAAGACGCCGACCCGTTCGTGCTGACACACTATTTGTGGGACAAGCATCGCATCATCGTCACGCCCATCAAGCATCCGGAGTTCGAAGGCATTCGCGTCACGCCCAGCGTGTACACCACGCTCGAAGAGATTGACCGCTTTGCCGAGGCCATGGAAGAAGTGAGCAGGAACGGCTTGCCGAAGACGTGA
- a CDS encoding TIGR00730 family Rossman fold protein: MSIHRVCVYCASSSQCDQFYFDETKRLGRALAQNNITIIFGGGSAGLMGALADSALAEGGNVIGVLPHFMKEVEWGHNGLTELHLTDDMHQRKRLMIEKSQALIALPGGSGTLEELFEAITWKRLGLHTHPIIIVNMRGFFDPCIELLERCITERFMLPKHRQMWTVVSSVAEVIEALRNPTPWEKDAIREARL; the protein is encoded by the coding sequence TTGTCCATCCACCGCGTCTGTGTCTACTGCGCTTCCAGCAGCCAGTGCGATCAATTTTATTTTGATGAAACGAAGCGCTTGGGAAGGGCGCTGGCGCAGAACAACATCACCATCATTTTCGGCGGCGGCAGCGCCGGCTTGATGGGCGCGCTGGCCGACAGCGCTTTGGCGGAAGGCGGCAATGTCATCGGCGTGCTGCCGCATTTCATGAAGGAAGTCGAGTGGGGACACAACGGCTTGACGGAGCTGCACCTCACCGACGACATGCACCAGCGCAAGCGTTTGATGATTGAAAAATCGCAAGCCTTGATCGCATTGCCCGGCGGCAGCGGCACATTGGAAGAGCTGTTCGAAGCCATCACTTGGAAGCGGCTCGGCCTGCACACGCATCCCATCATTATTGTCAACATGCGAGGTTTTTTTGATCCTTGTATTGAGCTGCTGGAACGCTGCATTACCGAACGCTTCATGCTGCCCAAACATCGCCAGATGTGGACGGTGGTGAGTTCAGTGGCTGAAGTGATTGAGGCGTTGCGCAACCCCACGCCGTGGGAGAAAGATGCGATTCGGGAGGCGAGGCTGTAA
- a CDS encoding HEPN domain-containing protein → MLKSKRSGERMKESGTSCWKYWRKGKLFMTTANQKISEHLRQRVREWFRKAEHELAYLEHAPLDLNDPPTDTTGRMAHMVAEYCLKAYLVLNKKKIKKIHDLGEILDSCIAVRNDDDFEDLRADCHTLTRYRIDFAYPGHFIETISVEEARAAIEKARRIQSFVLRKVHELGYSQD, encoded by the coding sequence ATGCTGAAGTCGAAAAGATCAGGCGAGAGAATGAAGGAGAGTGGGACCTCATGTTGGAAATACTGGAGGAAGGGAAAATTATTTATGACAACTGCCAATCAGAAAATAAGCGAGCACCTTCGACAACGCGTGCGCGAATGGTTTCGCAAGGCTGAACATGAGCTGGCTTATCTGGAACATGCACCATTAGATTTAAACGATCCACCGACGGATACGACAGGACGAATGGCTCACATGGTTGCGGAGTACTGCCTCAAAGCCTATTTGGTATTGAATAAAAAGAAGATCAAAAAGATTCATGATCTTGGAGAAATCCTGGATTCATGTATTGCAGTGCGTAATGACGATGACTTTGAGGATTTGCGCGCCGATTGCCATACCTTGACCCGTTACAGAATAGATTTTGCCTACCCTGGCCATTTTATTGAAACAATCAGCGTCGAAGAAGCCCGGGCTGCGATCGAGAAGGCCCGGCGGATTCAAAGCTTCGTTCTGCGGAAAGTGCATGAGTTGGGTTACTCGCAAGATTGA
- a CDS encoding nucleotidyltransferase domain-containing protein has protein sequence MPKATPKFDFTRIDRRTARVTPALIAAVRDRIIEHLRPEKIILFGSRAKGRATPASDIDLMLVLNNNHPLSGVKQRDRFGAVLDLFRYRSFGLDAIVLTDAEVEKIRRENEGEWDLMLEILEEGKIIYDNCQSENKRAPSTTRARMVSQG, from the coding sequence ATGCCAAAAGCCACTCCTAAATTTGATTTCACACGCATCGACCGCCGCACCGCGCGCGTAACCCCAGCATTGATCGCCGCTGTTCGTGATCGGATTATCGAGCATTTGCGTCCCGAAAAAATCATCTTATTCGGATCACGGGCAAAAGGTCGAGCCACTCCTGCTAGTGACATTGATTTAATGCTGGTATTGAATAATAATCACCCCTTATCGGGTGTGAAGCAGCGAGATCGTTTTGGCGCCGTTCTAGATTTATTTCGCTATCGATCATTCGGGCTGGATGCCATCGTTTTGACTGATGCTGAAGTCGAAAAGATCAGGCGAGAGAATGAAGGAGAGTGGGACCTCATGTTGGAAATACTGGAGGAAGGGAAAATTATTTATGACAACTGCCAATCAGAAAATAAGCGAGCACCTTCGACAACGCGTGCGCGAATGGTTTCGCAAGGCTGA
- a CDS encoding B12-binding domain-containing radical SAM protein, translating to MTDILLAHSFFLRFDPKQWQTMQPYPPLGTLYAAAYLRQKGYEVALFDSMLAQTPGEFKTAIEKHHPKIVVFYEDSFNWLSKMCLTRMREACFEMMRIARSAGVPVIVAGSDPTDHQQSYFEHGADYAIIGEGEMALGELLDTHFGRSLQPLAQIQGISFRQNGGIAQNAARGFLKQLDVLPFPAWDLIDIDKYRSAWRKKHGYFSMNMVTTRGCPFRCNWCAKPIYGDRYNSRSPENVAEEMAWLRKQFQPDHFWFSDDIFGLKPGWVERFGDAVKEANAVTPFKIQARVDLLHEDAVIGLKKAGCKTVWVGAESGSQKILDAMDKGTKVEQIYATAERLHRRGLEVCFFLQFGYPDETDEDIEKTIKMVRDCRPDDIGISVSYPLPGTRFYERVKSELGEKRNWEHSDDLDLMFRGQYQPDFYRQLHRVVHHDFRLHKAAVLFSEMWRHPSQFTASNVRRLISAAARWPMLQIERARLQRLKILNRSCM from the coding sequence ATGACAGATATCCTCCTCGCCCACTCCTTCTTCCTCCGCTTCGATCCCAAGCAATGGCAAACGATGCAGCCTTATCCGCCCTTGGGAACGTTGTATGCCGCCGCTTATTTGCGCCAGAAAGGTTATGAAGTCGCGCTGTTTGACAGCATGCTGGCGCAAACTCCGGGTGAGTTCAAAACGGCCATCGAGAAGCATCATCCGAAAATTGTGGTGTTTTACGAAGACAGCTTCAACTGGCTCAGCAAGATGTGCCTGACGCGCATGCGCGAGGCTTGCTTTGAGATGATGCGCATTGCCAGATCGGCTGGCGTGCCGGTGATCGTCGCCGGCTCCGATCCCACGGATCATCAGCAATCTTACTTTGAGCACGGCGCGGATTACGCCATCATCGGCGAAGGCGAAATGGCGCTGGGCGAATTGCTCGATACGCACTTTGGCCGCAGTCTGCAACCGCTCGCGCAGATTCAAGGCATTTCATTCCGCCAAAACGGCGGCATAGCACAGAACGCGGCGCGCGGTTTTCTCAAACAGCTCGACGTGCTGCCGTTCCCTGCATGGGATTTGATTGACATCGACAAATACCGCAGCGCCTGGCGCAAGAAGCACGGCTACTTCTCGATGAACATGGTGACCACGCGCGGTTGCCCGTTTCGCTGCAATTGGTGCGCAAAACCGATTTACGGCGATCGTTATAACTCGCGTTCGCCCGAGAATGTCGCAGAAGAAATGGCATGGCTCAGAAAACAATTTCAACCGGATCATTTTTGGTTCAGCGACGACATCTTCGGCCTCAAGCCTGGCTGGGTGGAACGCTTCGGCGATGCAGTGAAAGAAGCGAACGCCGTTACACCGTTCAAAATTCAAGCGCGGGTTGATTTGCTGCATGAAGACGCTGTCATTGGTTTGAAAAAAGCCGGCTGCAAAACCGTGTGGGTGGGTGCGGAATCCGGCTCGCAAAAAATTCTCGACGCCATGGATAAGGGCACGAAGGTCGAACAAATTTATGCGACCGCCGAGCGCTTGCACCGCCGCGGCCTCGAAGTCTGCTTCTTCCTGCAATTCGGCTATCCCGACGAAACTGATGAAGATATCGAGAAAACCATCAAAATGGTGCGCGACTGCCGGCCCGATGACATCGGCATTTCGGTTTCCTACCCGCTGCCCGGCACGCGCTTTTATGAACGTGTAAAAAGCGAACTCGGTGAGAAACGCAATTGGGAACACAGTGACGATCTTGACCTCATGTTCCGCGGCCAGTATCAGCCTGACTTTTACCGCCAATTGCATCGCGTTGTGCATCACGATTTTCGTTTGCACAAGGCTGCAGTTTTGTTTTCGGAGATGTGGCGGCATCCCTCACAATTTACCGCGAGTAATGTGCGCCGTTTGATCTCGGCGGCAGCGCGCTGGCCGATGTTGCAGATCGAGCGCGCGCGTTTGCAACGGCTGAAAATCCTCAATCGTTCCTGCATGTAA
- a CDS encoding endonuclease yields MAADKNRYTRIIELIFSKHYRAGAKEVPFERSAIVQASRELGIRLPKNLGDVLYSFRYRTALPESIVKTAPAGLEWIIRPAGRSKYKLVLVTQSIITPSNFRTKIKILDATPGVISKYALSDEQALLAKLRYNRLIDIFTGLTCYSLQNHLRTTAPQIGQVEIDEIYIGIDKHGAHYILPVQSKGRADKIGIVQIEQDFAVCEKKFPELICRAIAAQFMDDGLIALFEFEKIGENIQVFSEKHYNLVHPKDLTPEELRHYQKRSS; encoded by the coding sequence ATGGCGGCGGACAAGAATCGCTATACTCGAATTATTGAGCTGATATTCTCCAAACACTATCGTGCCGGTGCTAAAGAAGTACCATTTGAACGATCAGCTATCGTGCAAGCATCTAGAGAACTGGGTATCAGACTTCCAAAGAACTTGGGTGATGTTCTTTATTCTTTTCGTTACCGCACAGCCCTGCCTGAAAGCATTGTCAAAACAGCGCCAGCCGGTCTCGAATGGATCATTCGTCCGGCCGGACGATCAAAGTATAAGCTGGTACTCGTCACACAATCCATTATTACTCCTTCGAATTTTCGGACTAAAATAAAAATTTTGGACGCAACGCCTGGCGTCATCAGCAAGTATGCTTTGAGTGATGAACAGGCTTTACTGGCAAAGTTGCGATATAATCGCTTGATCGATATTTTTACTGGCCTAACATGCTATTCACTGCAAAACCATTTGCGCACGACTGCGCCACAAATTGGCCAGGTTGAAATAGATGAGATTTATATAGGTATCGACAAGCATGGCGCCCACTATATCTTGCCGGTACAGAGCAAAGGTAGAGCGGACAAAATTGGTATCGTCCAAATTGAGCAAGATTTTGCCGTTTGTGAAAAAAAGTTTCCCGAGCTTATCTGCCGTGCAATTGCAGCGCAATTCATGGATGACGGCCTTATCGCATTATTTGAATTCGAGAAAATCGGAGAAAATATCCAAGTCTTCAGTGAAAAACACTACAATCTTGTTCATCCCAAGGATTTGACTCCTGAAGAGCTAAGGCATTATCAAAAACGATCATCTTGA
- a CDS encoding site-specific DNA-methyltransferase, whose protein sequence is MLDQIVLPLEAAESKALPAKEAKRLANGQANKLAPNDRAFHDWYRFVLSFPPHLVRDYLADFGFTGDKVVLDPFCGTGTTLVEAKRRGIGSRGLEANPFAHFASSVKLDWNLEPGLFLKRAYEIADSARTHLRRQGIEEDWPQENNFKNSQLKKLDAEAEKLLLANSISPLPLHKTLVLLDCLKAHEREPYYRHARLALANALVFTISNLHFGPEVGVGKAKGDVPVISTWLVEIEKMVRDLYSAASAAPVDTEVFLADARQICEVLPPQSIDGVITSPPYPNEKDYTRTTRLESVLLGFIHNKAELRELKQKLVRSNTRGVYAIDDDHKWVADHPEIQRIAQEIERRRLELGKTSGFEKQYGRVTRLYFGGMARHFAQLRDVLRPGARLAYVVGDQASYLRVMIRTGQLLADIAQALGYELVRIDLFRERFSTATKEHLREEVVVLHWPGHRR, encoded by the coding sequence ATGCTGGACCAAATTGTTTTGCCCCTGGAAGCCGCAGAGTCGAAGGCATTACCCGCAAAAGAAGCAAAACGCCTTGCCAACGGTCAGGCAAACAAGCTTGCACCCAACGATCGCGCTTTTCATGATTGGTATCGTTTCGTGCTTTCGTTCCCACCGCATTTAGTGCGTGATTATCTGGCTGATTTCGGGTTTACCGGGGACAAGGTTGTTTTGGATCCTTTCTGTGGAACGGGTACGACTCTGGTCGAGGCAAAAAGAAGAGGAATTGGATCGCGAGGCCTTGAGGCCAATCCCTTTGCACATTTCGCCAGTTCTGTTAAGCTGGACTGGAATCTTGAGCCGGGCTTATTCTTGAAGCGCGCCTATGAGATTGCGGATTCGGCGCGAACACACTTGCGCCGGCAGGGAATTGAGGAGGACTGGCCGCAAGAAAATAATTTCAAGAATTCCCAACTGAAGAAATTGGATGCCGAGGCCGAGAAACTTTTGTTGGCTAACTCGATTAGTCCTTTACCGTTGCACAAGACGCTCGTCTTGCTTGACTGCCTAAAAGCTCATGAGCGTGAGCCCTATTACCGGCATGCCCGATTAGCGCTGGCAAACGCGTTGGTGTTCACGATCAGCAATCTTCATTTCGGCCCGGAAGTCGGAGTCGGCAAAGCAAAGGGTGATGTTCCCGTTATCTCAACCTGGCTCGTTGAAATCGAAAAAATGGTGCGCGATCTTTACTCGGCCGCGAGTGCTGCGCCCGTTGACACCGAAGTATTTCTAGCCGATGCCCGGCAAATTTGTGAAGTGCTTCCGCCGCAATCGATCGATGGTGTAATCACCTCGCCCCCTTACCCGAATGAAAAAGACTATACCAGAACCACCCGGTTAGAATCCGTTTTGTTGGGTTTCATTCATAATAAAGCGGAACTACGCGAGCTGAAACAGAAGCTCGTGCGCTCAAACACGCGCGGTGTTTATGCGATCGATGATGATCACAAATGGGTCGCCGATCATCCGGAGATTCAACGTATTGCACAAGAGATTGAGCGGCGTCGCCTCGAACTTGGTAAAACTTCCGGTTTTGAAAAGCAGTATGGCCGGGTGACGCGCTTGTATTTTGGCGGGATGGCGCGGCATTTCGCCCAGCTCCGGGATGTGCTTCGCCCCGGCGCACGGCTGGCCTATGTCGTCGGCGATCAAGCGTCCTATTTGCGAGTCATGATTCGAACCGGCCAATTGTTGGCAGATATCGCACAAGCACTGGGATATGAGTTGGTTCGCATCGATCTTTTCCGCGAACGTTTTTCAACCGCAACAAAAGAGCATCTGCGGGAAGAGGTTGTGGTGCTGCATTGGCCTGGACATCGGAGGTAA
- a CDS encoding HXXEE domain-containing protein encodes MSATDVKSQPPLAGWWILLFPLTYLVHIAEEYWGGEGFYQWLRKFSGAAMTAEQFLSLNSFFMMFMIASMIAILAFPAWQWLLNGYGTLVFINGALHVIGSFITASYSPGAISGVLLWMPLGFYTVRRAWCSLPRERFWFSLSAGIVMHAVVSLIALTMN; translated from the coding sequence ATGTCAGCTACTGACGTAAAATCGCAACCACCGCTTGCCGGTTGGTGGATATTGCTTTTCCCTTTAACCTATCTCGTGCATATCGCCGAGGAGTATTGGGGCGGTGAAGGTTTTTATCAGTGGCTGAGAAAATTTTCCGGCGCCGCCATGACTGCCGAACAGTTTCTCTCTCTTAACAGTTTTTTCATGATGTTCATGATCGCCAGCATGATCGCCATCCTGGCATTTCCGGCATGGCAATGGCTGCTCAATGGTTATGGTACATTGGTTTTCATCAACGGCGCGCTGCATGTAATCGGCAGTTTCATCACAGCGTCTTATTCGCCGGGCGCGATTTCCGGCGTTTTGTTGTGGATGCCGTTGGGATTTTACACCGTGCGCCGCGCCTGGTGCAGCCTGCCACGCGAGAGATTTTGGTTCAGCCTGTCTGCCGGCATCGTCATGCACGCCGTGGTTTCGTTGATTGCGTTGACCATGAATTAG
- a CDS encoding glycosyltransferase family 2 protein, with the protein MTTLSIIIPAYNEKHTVGEILSKIARVDFSAFGVSAEIVIVDDGSQDGTRERLQKLPAQPHVSVLYHKHNRGKGAAIATGLQHASGEIILIQDADLEYDPADYRALVRPIVAGRAEAVYGSRIRGARVFGTRDYSYLHFYWGGRLLSWLTNLLFGVCVTDESTGYKVFSRNALEQILPLEYRGFEFCSEVTAKLARRGIRIHEVPIHYYPRSRAQGKKITWRHGVRAVFTLLHYRFAKPVEVAQDREVLAGSQAAVKL; encoded by the coding sequence ATGACAACTCTTTCAATCATCATTCCCGCCTACAATGAGAAACACACCGTCGGTGAAATTCTTTCAAAAATAGCGCGCGTTGATTTTTCCGCTTTCGGTGTGAGCGCAGAAATCGTTATCGTCGATGATGGCTCGCAGGATGGCACGCGCGAGCGGTTGCAAAAGTTGCCGGCGCAGCCGCACGTCAGCGTGCTTTATCACAAACACAATCGCGGCAAGGGCGCAGCGATTGCCACGGGACTGCAACACGCCAGCGGCGAGATTATCCTGATTCAGGATGCGGATTTGGAGTATGATCCCGCGGACTATCGCGCGCTGGTGCGGCCGATTGTTGCAGGCCGCGCGGAAGCGGTTTATGGCTCACGCATTCGCGGCGCGCGAGTTTTCGGCACGCGGGATTACTCCTATCTTCATTTCTATTGGGGCGGTCGTTTGTTGAGCTGGCTCACGAATCTGCTGTTTGGCGTGTGCGTGACGGATGAATCCACCGGCTACAAAGTGTTTTCACGGAACGCGCTTGAACAAATTTTGCCATTGGAATATCGCGGGTTCGAGTTCTGCTCCGAAGTGACAGCGAAACTGGCGCGGCGCGGCATTCGCATTCATGAAGTGCCGATACATTATTATCCGCGCTCGCGAGCGCAGGGCAAGAAGATTACATGGCGGCATGGCGTCCGAGCCGTTTTCACGTTGTTGCATTACCGCTTTGCAAAACCGGTTGAAGTTGCGCAAGATAGAGAGGTTTTGGCAGGAAGTCAAGCTGCGGTGAAATTATGA
- a CDS encoding DUF104 domain-containing protein, protein MPVRTTGRKIKNRNDFPAQQKFTAVFENGVLKPLRKVRLPESKELTILVHISKGSIAEQMYGLLKSKKTKQWDAIIESEDWL, encoded by the coding sequence ATGCCGGTTCGAACAACGGGAAGAAAAATCAAGAATCGCAATGACTTTCCAGCGCAGCAAAAGTTTACCGCTGTTTTTGAAAATGGCGTGCTTAAACCATTGCGGAAAGTGCGGCTGCCTGAAAGTAAAGAACTGACGATCCTTGTTCACATTTCAAAAGGCTCCATTGCGGAACAGATGTACGGACTCTTGAAGTCTAAAAAAACGAAACAATGGGATGCGATCATTGAATCGGAGGATTGGCTCTAA
- a CDS encoding PIN domain-containing protein: MKSLSQYRQALDLIYRLPHLTILTINPTVLRQSHALIAKYQLLSSDAIHAATCIANGIYHIATNDKAFLRVKRLKVWLP, from the coding sequence ATCAAAAGCCTGTCACAGTATCGTCAGGCGCTCGATCTCATTTATCGATTACCTCATCTGACAATTCTCACCATTAACCCCACCGTGCTGCGCCAAAGTCATGCCCTTATCGCCAAATACCAATTGCTATCATCCGATGCAATTCATGCAGCCACCTGCATCGCTAACGGCATTTATCATATTGCGACAAATGACAAGGCTTTTCTACGGGTCAAGCGTTTGAAAGTCTGGCTGCCATAG